The nucleotide sequence CACCCTAAAAAAGCCCAAGGCTGTGCAGGGCGTCTGCCACATCTTCCACCGGCAGCGAGTCAAGGCACGGCGTGAACGGCCTTGGGTATTCAAAGCCCAGATTCAGGTAGGCGTACGGCCCCTTGTGGGGCAAAAGCGCACGCACGTGCCGCCCCACCGGTCCCCAGCGCAAGGGGTTGGTCGGCCCGTGCAGGCCCACGGTGGGTGCGCCCGCAATGGAGGCCAGATGCATGGTGCCCGTGTTTACCGACACCACGGCCGAGGCGCGGCTGAACAGCCATGCCAGCCCCTGCAGCGAGGTTCTGCCTGCCAGCGAAACAGCGGGGCACTGGGGATGCGCCTGCAAAAAGGCGTTGTTGCGCTGAGCGTCGGCCGCCGCCCCCGTCAGATACACCTCAAAGCCCTCTGCGCTCAACATGCGCGCCAGCGCATCCCAATTATCGGCGGGCCATTCCTTGAGCCATGCATGGGCCCCGGAGGGCCACATATGCAAAAAAATCCGTCGCGGCAGCGCATCGCCCACCTCGCCCGTGGGTTCCAGCCTGCCGCACAGCTCGGCGGGCAGATCGTCGGGCGGCGATTGCGGCATCAACAGACGCGGCGCGCCCAACAGACCGGGGTACAGCGCCCGGCCAAGCTCCAGAAAGTTCTCCACCTCGTGCCTGTCGTTGCGGTGCTCAACCTTGCAAGAGTACCCAAAGGCGCGGTGCTGCCCGCAGGTGTCAAACCCTACCGTTGTACGCGCATTGGAAAAATTGCACAGCACCGCCCCAAGGCGCGCCCACTGGGTGCTGTCAAAGAGCACGTCAAGCCGCTGATCGCGCAGCCACGCGGCCATGGAAGAGACATCGGTCACGGCAAAGGCCGCGCTGCTGTCTATGCCGGGGATCAGACGGACTGTGGCGGCATTGGCCCGCGATGTCAGCAGAACAAACCGCGCCTGAGGCAAGCGCTCGCGCAGGGCGGTAATCAGCGCGGAGAACAGCAACAGGTCGCCAATGGCGCCCAGACAGATAAAACCCACTCGTTGCGGCTCGGCAATGGGCGCAGCACCTCTGCCCAGACGCAAAACAGAACTGCAGGCCGCCAGCGGAATACCGGCGTACCTGTCAAGCCAGCGGTTAAAACTGTTGCCGCGTTCGCCCATCAGTACGCTCCGTACCCCGTTATAACCACGGGAACAGTCTTGGCGAGGATCCACAGATCCATCCACACAGACCAGTTGTTGATGTAATAGTGGTCAAAGGCCACGCGTTCGGCATAGGTGGTGTTGTTGCGGCCCGATATCTGCCACAGGCCGGTCAGACCGGGGCGGACCATGCAGTATTCTTCAAATACTGGGCCATATTTTTCAATTTCTTTGGCCACAATGGGGCGGGGGCCGACCAGGCTCATGTCGCCGACAACCACATTGAGCAGCTGCGGCAGCTCGTCCAGGCTCACCTTGCGCAAAAAACGCCCCACGCGCGTAATTCTCGGGTCGTGCTTGAGCTTGTGATCCCTCTTCCATTCGGCCTGCAACTCAGGGTTGCGCTCAAGCATTTCCTTGAGCACCACATCGGCCTTGTCCACCATGGTGCGAAACTTGAAAATCCTTATTTCACTGCCGTTGCATCCTATGCGGCGCTGGCGGTAAAATACCGGTCCCCGGCTGTCAAGACGAATGGCCAGAGCCAGCAGCAGGCCCAGGGGCACCAGTACCACGCCGCCCATGGCGCAAAGCAGCACGTCCATGAGCCGCTTGACCAGCAGACGGCGCTTGTCGCGCAGGTTTTGCCGCACCTGCAGCCCCACGGCAGCGCCAAGATCGCGAGGCGTCAGCCAATGGGCGCGAAAGCCATCGTTGAACGAGGGCACAACAAGGATGCGCTCAAAAAAGCGGCTGGCTTCGGTAATATAGTCAAGGCTCTGCCCTTGATCCGCCTTTTGCAGAATCATGGCCATTGCCTTGGGGTTTGCCGCCGCGACCGTGGCAAACAGTGCGCGCACGGCGTCGGTGCTTGTGGGCAGGGGATATATGGAAACAGGGTGCAGGCCGCGTTCAGGCCTGCGTTTGAGGTAGCGCCAAAAGTCGCGTCCGGCGTTGCCGCTGTCAAAAATAATCAGTGGCCGCCCCCACCAGCGGCGGCGCATATACAACCGGCGGCACAGGCTGCGCGTAATGGGCAGCACAAACACTGTGGCCGCCCAGCTGCCCGCAATGACAATGCGGGAATAGGCGTCGCCGGTTTTAGAAAGAAACAGCACGGCCAGAATTATGCCGTACATGAGGCTTGTCAGCTGAAACAGGGCCTTGAGCTCGCGGTGCGGCGGCAGGCTGATGGTCTGGTAAAGCCCAAGACCGGCAGCCATGACTGGCCCGATGAGCAGCAGGGGCAAAGCCCAATGGTATAATGCGGGATCCACATTGCCAAATGCGGCCCGCACCAAAAAGACCGCCATGGCCGTACCAATGATGGCCATAAGGTCAAAAATGCACAGCAGGGTTTTTTGCGGAGAAAGGCCGCAAAGCAAAAGCGCCCTGACCCAAATGGGATATTGTTTCATGCGAGGTGGCGCTGTGCCGTTGTATCCGACACTACGTTTGTGCGCGGTTGCCGCGTCGTTGAAAAAGAAGCTCACATTCAAACGCGGTGATGTTATGCTCTTTCTTCGCAAAGCACAAGAATTGCCCCTTGCGTGTGGACATTTACCCCTGCGCTGCCGCGCCCTGCGACGCGGCTTACGCCTTGTGGTTTACACTGAGCTTACGAAAGGCTTACGCCTTGCGTCGCAATCTTCCTTCTGTTACAGAAAGACTTTGTTTTCAGTGGCCGCACGGCGACAACCCTGTTGTCACGCCGTGCAGGGATGCGCAGCAGTCGCCCCGGGGCGGCCGCGTGGGCGCATGTCCGTCCTGTCATTTCCGAGGGGGAAATTGAACATGAAAAAGCTTTTCGTCTGCGCCCTGCTGGCCACCGTGCTGGCTGCCGTACCCGCATTTGCCAAAAAGGCCTATGTCAACGGCATCGATCCCGACTATCCTCCCTTCGCCTATGTTGACGAAAAGACCGGCCAGCCTGCCGGGTTTGACGTCGATTCCATGAACTGGATAGCCAAGACCATGGGATTTGAAGTGGTTCACAAGCCCATGGCGTGGGACGGCATCATCCCCGCCCTGCTCGCCAAGCAGATCGACATGGTCGACTCCGGCATGAGCATTACCCCTGAGCGCGCCAAAGTCGTACAGTTTTCCAACCCCTACTGGACGGTTTCGCGCGTGTTTGTCGTGCCCGCCGATTCCAAGCTGACCCCTGCCGACATCCTGAGCAAAAAGATCCAGCTCGGCGTGCAGCGCGGCACCTCTGAAGCCAACGACATCAAGAAAGAG is from Desulfovibrio desulfuricans and encodes:
- a CDS encoding ABC transporter substrate-binding protein, with the translated sequence MKKLFVCALLATVLAAVPAFAKKAYVNGIDPDYPPFAYVDEKTGQPAGFDVDSMNWIAKTMGFEVVHKPMAWDGIIPALLAKQIDMVDSGMSITPERAKVVQFSNPYWTVSRVFVVPADSKLTPADILSKKIQLGVQRGTSEANDIKKEQEEKKYPFELRFYESSPLAVEDLLNGRIQAALMDELPANNAIENGRAVKKAGTHGDPDNFGVAMRKEDKELQKLINEGYKKLIADPYWKELQKKYLSK
- a CDS encoding glycosyltransferase family 9 protein, translating into MGERGNSFNRWLDRYAGIPLAACSSVLRLGRGAAPIAEPQRVGFICLGAIGDLLLFSALITALRERLPQARFVLLTSRANAATVRLIPGIDSSAAFAVTDVSSMAAWLRDQRLDVLFDSTQWARLGAVLCNFSNARTTVGFDTCGQHRAFGYSCKVEHRNDRHEVENFLELGRALYPGLLGAPRLLMPQSPPDDLPAELCGRLEPTGEVGDALPRRIFLHMWPSGAHAWLKEWPADNWDALARMLSAEGFEVYLTGAAADAQRNNAFLQAHPQCPAVSLAGRTSLQGLAWLFSRASAVVSVNTGTMHLASIAGAPTVGLHGPTNPLRWGPVGRHVRALLPHKGPYAYLNLGFEYPRPFTPCLDSLPVEDVADALHSLGLF
- the wbaP gene encoding undecaprenyl-phosphate galactose phosphotransferase WbaP, which produces MKQYPIWVRALLLCGLSPQKTLLCIFDLMAIIGTAMAVFLVRAAFGNVDPALYHWALPLLLIGPVMAAGLGLYQTISLPPHRELKALFQLTSLMYGIILAVLFLSKTGDAYSRIVIAGSWAATVFVLPITRSLCRRLYMRRRWWGRPLIIFDSGNAGRDFWRYLKRRPERGLHPVSIYPLPTSTDAVRALFATVAAANPKAMAMILQKADQGQSLDYITEASRFFERILVVPSFNDGFRAHWLTPRDLGAAVGLQVRQNLRDKRRLLVKRLMDVLLCAMGGVVLVPLGLLLALAIRLDSRGPVFYRQRRIGCNGSEIRIFKFRTMVDKADVVLKEMLERNPELQAEWKRDHKLKHDPRITRVGRFLRKVSLDELPQLLNVVVGDMSLVGPRPIVAKEIEKYGPVFEEYCMVRPGLTGLWQISGRNNTTYAERVAFDHYYINNWSVWMDLWILAKTVPVVITGYGAY